A window of the Nisaea acidiphila genome harbors these coding sequences:
- a CDS encoding DUF294 nucleotidyltransferase-like domain-containing protein gives MDERTRFDSYPYRNRLSDVVAWEPLDIGPEASLAEAAAAMSARDVGSILVRGSGGCHEGILTERDIMRLVAAGKSPGIPVSEVMSSPVQALPADTLIYKAMGRMERLGIRHLAVTDAEGRIIGVVSLRTILKTRNTAAFALGDAIESAPDAAAIAAARTRLPALVRALLHDATRATTVAGAISAAMRDSTERAGLLAEASMERDGLGKAPAPYALLVLGSGGRGESLLSPDQDNAVIFDGSGEEDAWFAEWGKRLADILNEAGVPYCNGGVMASNSLWRGTPADWRERVAGWVRSGRGESIMNVDIFFDFAPVLGDAALAAALRHDAVEAVSRQTVFLGNLVQHIGGFRPPLAWDAFGLLSGFQLKDGRVDLKIGGTLPLVAAARVLALRHGVEAVSTIGRLNQLREKGVLSPGDAAAASEALEAVMDAILRQQLADLEDGIAPSSKIDPSLLDRRTRRALRNHLAVVDLLQPMVQGAVSG, from the coding sequence ATGGACGAGAGGACCAGATTCGACAGTTACCCCTACCGCAACCGGTTGAGCGATGTTGTCGCCTGGGAGCCGCTGGATATCGGCCCCGAAGCAAGTCTTGCCGAAGCGGCGGCGGCAATGTCGGCGCGCGATGTCGGCTCGATCCTCGTCCGTGGCTCCGGCGGTTGCCATGAAGGTATCCTGACAGAGCGGGATATCATGCGCCTTGTCGCGGCCGGAAAGTCCCCGGGAATTCCGGTTTCAGAAGTGATGTCGTCGCCGGTCCAGGCTCTTCCGGCCGACACGCTGATCTACAAGGCCATGGGGCGGATGGAACGCCTCGGCATCCGTCATCTCGCCGTCACCGACGCGGAAGGCCGGATTATCGGCGTGGTGTCGCTCCGGACCATTCTGAAGACCCGGAACACCGCCGCCTTCGCGCTTGGGGACGCGATCGAGTCCGCGCCGGACGCAGCGGCGATCGCTGCCGCCCGGACGCGGTTGCCGGCATTGGTGCGTGCGTTGCTGCACGATGCCACACGGGCGACAACCGTCGCCGGCGCGATCAGTGCGGCCATGCGGGACTCGACAGAGCGGGCCGGTCTCTTGGCGGAAGCCTCGATGGAGCGGGACGGGCTAGGCAAGGCCCCCGCGCCATACGCCCTCCTGGTGCTCGGTAGCGGCGGACGAGGGGAGAGTCTGCTTTCGCCGGATCAGGATAATGCGGTGATTTTCGACGGCAGCGGCGAGGAGGATGCCTGGTTCGCCGAATGGGGAAAGCGGCTCGCCGATATTCTGAACGAGGCGGGCGTGCCTTATTGCAATGGCGGTGTGATGGCATCCAATTCGCTCTGGCGCGGAACGCCTGCCGACTGGCGCGAACGGGTGGCCGGATGGGTGCGCAGCGGGCGCGGCGAGAGCATCATGAATGTGGATATCTTCTTCGATTTCGCGCCTGTGCTCGGCGATGCGGCGCTTGCGGCGGCGCTCCGGCACGACGCGGTCGAGGCGGTTTCGCGACAGACGGTGTTCCTCGGCAATCTCGTGCAGCATATCGGCGGGTTCCGGCCGCCGCTCGCCTGGGACGCCTTCGGGCTGCTGAGCGGCTTCCAGCTGAAGGACGGACGGGTCGATCTGAAGATTGGCGGGACCCTCCCGCTCGTCGCCGCCGCGCGGGTGCTGGCTCTGCGGCACGGTGTCGAGGCGGTCTCCACAATCGGGCGCCTGAATCAGCTGCGGGAGAAGGGCGTTCTCTCTCCCGGCGACGCCGCCGCCGCCTCGGAGGCTCTCGAAGCGGTGATGGATGCTATATTGCGCCAGCAACTGGCCGATCTGGAGGACGGTATAGCGCCGTCCTCGAAGATCGATCCTTCCTTGCTGGACCGCCGGACCCGCCGCGCCCTGCGGAACCATCTGGCTGTCGTGGATCTGTTGCAGCCGATGGTCCAGGGCGCTGTCAGCGGCTAG
- the ettA gene encoding energy-dependent translational throttle protein EttA yields MAAYQYIYVMKGLSKTYPGGREVLKNIHLSFLPGAKIGVLGGNGAGKSTLLRIMAGVDEEYQGEAWAADGVKVGYLAQEPQLNADKDVHGNVMEGMGETKELLDRFNEVSARFAEEMTDDEMNDLLAEQAELQEKIDAADAWDLDRKVEIAMDALRLPPGDADVTKLSGGERRRVALCKLLLSAPDMLLLDEPTNHLDAESVAWLQRFLHDFPGTVVTVTHDRYFLDEVAGWILELDRGRGIPYEGNYTGWLEQKQKRLEQEGRAEDSRQRTLKQELEWVRQSPRARQAKSKARLNAYEELLAQSQEKASDAAQIVIPAGPRLGGQVIEAEHLNKGFGDRLLIDDLSFKLPPGGIVGVIGPNGAGKTTLFRMITGQEQPDSGSFVVGDTVVLGYIDQSRDSLDAKKTVWEEISDGLDEIDLGRRKMQSRAYCGQFNFRGADQQKKVGQLSGGERNRVHLAKMLKSGANLLLLDEPTNDLDVDTLRALEEALLEFAGCAVVITHDRWFLDRIATHILAFEGDSHVEWFEGNFQAYEEDKKARLGADALEPHRIKYKPIART; encoded by the coding sequence TTGGCAGCGTATCAGTACATCTACGTGATGAAAGGTCTGAGCAAGACCTATCCCGGCGGGCGCGAGGTCCTGAAGAATATTCACCTCTCCTTTCTGCCGGGCGCCAAGATCGGCGTCCTCGGCGGCAACGGCGCCGGTAAGTCGACCCTGCTCCGGATCATGGCCGGGGTGGACGAGGAGTACCAGGGAGAGGCCTGGGCGGCGGACGGCGTCAAGGTCGGCTATCTCGCCCAGGAACCGCAGCTCAATGCCGACAAGGACGTGCATGGCAACGTCATGGAAGGCATGGGCGAGACGAAAGAGCTGCTGGACCGCTTCAACGAGGTCAGCGCCCGTTTCGCCGAGGAGATGACCGACGACGAGATGAACGATCTCCTCGCCGAGCAGGCCGAGCTGCAGGAAAAGATCGACGCTGCCGACGCGTGGGACCTGGACCGCAAGGTCGAGATCGCCATGGACGCGTTGCGGCTGCCGCCGGGAGATGCGGATGTTACCAAGCTGTCGGGTGGCGAGCGCCGCCGCGTGGCGCTCTGCAAACTGCTGCTCTCCGCGCCGGACATGCTGTTGCTCGATGAGCCGACCAACCACCTCGACGCCGAGTCCGTCGCCTGGCTGCAGCGCTTCCTGCACGATTTCCCGGGCACGGTGGTGACCGTGACCCACGATCGCTACTTCCTCGACGAGGTGGCGGGGTGGATCCTCGAACTCGACCGCGGCCGCGGCATTCCCTACGAAGGCAACTATACCGGCTGGCTCGAGCAGAAGCAGAAGCGTCTGGAACAAGAGGGCCGTGCCGAGGATTCGCGCCAGCGCACCCTCAAGCAGGAACTGGAATGGGTCCGGCAGTCGCCGCGCGCCCGCCAGGCCAAGAGCAAGGCGCGTCTCAACGCCTATGAGGAACTGCTCGCCCAGAGCCAGGAGAAGGCCAGCGATGCCGCGCAGATCGTCATTCCGGCCGGTCCGCGTCTTGGAGGTCAGGTGATCGAGGCCGAGCATCTGAACAAGGGCTTCGGCGACCGTCTGCTGATCGACGATCTCTCCTTCAAGCTGCCTCCGGGCGGCATCGTCGGCGTGATCGGCCCGAACGGCGCCGGTAAGACGACGCTGTTCCGTATGATCACGGGGCAGGAGCAGCCGGATAGCGGCAGTTTCGTCGTCGGCGATACGGTTGTGCTCGGTTATATCGACCAGTCCCGCGACTCGCTGGATGCGAAGAAGACCGTCTGGGAGGAAATCTCCGACGGGCTCGATGAGATCGATCTCGGGCGCCGCAAGATGCAGAGCCGGGCCTATTGCGGCCAGTTCAATTTCCGCGGCGCCGATCAGCAGAAGAAGGTCGGTCAGCTCTCCGGCGGTGAGCGCAACCGCGTGCACCTCGCCAAGATGCTGAAATCCGGCGCCAACCTGCTGCTGCTTGACGAGCCGACCAACGATCTCGATGTGGACACGCTCCGCGCACTGGAAGAGGCACTGCTCGAGTTCGCCGGCTGCGCCGTGGTGATTACCCACGATCGCTGGTTCCTGGATCGTATCGCGACCCACATTCTCGCCTTCGAAGGCGACAGTCATGTCGAATGGTTCGAAGGGAACTTCCAAGCTTATGAGGAAGACAAGAAGGCCCGGCTGGGCGCCGACGCGCTAGAGCCGCACCGGATCAAGTACAAGCCGATCGCCCGTACCTGA
- a CDS encoding MlaC/ttg2D family ABC transporter substrate-binding protein produces MTLMHRAFFGFLLCFALVAAPAFAGSKGETAEQFVESLGDTAIAMVTDKSLVGEARREEFRKLLNANFDMRWIGQFVLGKHWRRASPEQRETYLKLFEESIVFTYTNQFDAYSGQTFEVTGNSETGRYTVVSSRIVDPANSSSNVLVDWRLIEDDGTFKIVDVVIEGISMGITQRNEYSAVIDGSGGKIDSLLVKMEEILENLRRRA; encoded by the coding sequence ATGACGCTAATGCATCGCGCGTTCTTCGGTTTCCTGCTCTGCTTCGCTCTGGTGGCGGCGCCGGCTTTCGCCGGCAGCAAAGGTGAGACGGCGGAACAATTCGTCGAATCCCTCGGCGACACCGCGATCGCCATGGTGACCGACAAGTCTCTCGTCGGCGAAGCCAGACGTGAGGAATTCCGCAAACTGCTCAACGCCAATTTCGACATGCGCTGGATCGGCCAGTTCGTGCTCGGAAAGCACTGGCGCCGCGCCAGCCCCGAACAGCGGGAAACCTACCTGAAGCTCTTCGAAGAAAGCATCGTGTTCACTTATACGAACCAGTTCGATGCCTATTCCGGCCAGACATTCGAGGTCACCGGAAACTCGGAAACAGGACGCTACACCGTCGTCAGCAGCAGGATCGTCGATCCCGCCAATTCCTCCAGCAACGTTCTGGTTGACTGGCGCCTGATCGAGGATGACGGAACCTTCAAGATTGTCGACGTTGTGATCGAAGGCATAAGCATGGGGATCACCCAGCGTAACGAGTATTCCGCGGTCATCGACGGCAGCGGCGGGAAGATCGACTCGCTGCTGGTCAAGATGGAAGAAATCCTGGAGAACCTGCGCCGCCGCGCGTGA
- a CDS encoding MlaA family lipoprotein, with product MTLLSRMHRAAGVFLVLFLLAGCASSPEDATEGPQVYDPIEPVNRVVFAMNDAVDTIVLQPTAFVYKNAVPDPIQDMVRNFLLWLRSPVVVANSLLQGDTENAGSATRQFFVNAVTAGLIDWGDGLGWGYRDEDFGQTLGSYGVAGGPYLVVPLIGPSNGRDIVGTVVDIFFDPLTYLVSGPGARNAITIARGTGEAVDFRARNYEGINDLKASSVDYYARLRSIYLQRRESEIRNGQPPKGVQSADGSEEFQNFEPSDRPQSVTGELPANAN from the coding sequence ATGACACTTTTGTCTCGGATGCATCGCGCAGCCGGCGTTTTTCTCGTGCTGTTTTTGCTCGCGGGTTGCGCGTCCTCTCCGGAGGATGCGACGGAAGGACCGCAGGTCTACGACCCGATCGAGCCCGTGAACCGTGTGGTTTTCGCAATGAACGATGCGGTCGACACGATCGTTCTTCAGCCGACCGCTTTCGTTTACAAGAACGCCGTGCCGGATCCGATTCAGGACATGGTGCGGAATTTCCTGCTCTGGTTGCGGTCGCCGGTCGTCGTGGCGAACAGTTTGCTCCAGGGCGATACGGAGAATGCAGGCAGCGCGACGCGCCAGTTTTTCGTGAATGCGGTGACAGCGGGCCTGATCGATTGGGGTGACGGTCTCGGCTGGGGTTACCGGGACGAGGACTTCGGACAGACGCTCGGCTCCTACGGTGTCGCCGGTGGTCCGTATCTGGTCGTGCCTTTGATTGGTCCGTCCAACGGACGGGACATCGTGGGCACGGTCGTCGACATCTTCTTCGATCCGTTGACCTACCTCGTCAGCGGACCGGGCGCGCGGAACGCGATCACCATCGCGCGCGGCACCGGAGAAGCGGTCGATTTCCGGGCCCGGAATTACGAAGGCATCAACGATCTCAAGGCCTCGTCGGTCGACTATTACGCACGTCTGCGGTCCATCTATCTGCAGCGTCGCGAATCCGAGATCCGCAACGGTCAACCGCCGAAAGGCGTGCAGTCCGCGGACGGCAGCGAGGAATTCCAGAATTTCGAGCCGTCGGATCGCCCGCAATCCGTGACCGGCGAACTTCCGGCGAACGCGAACTGA
- a CDS encoding tetratricopeptide repeat protein, whose product MRSAITRAKRRGRLGLWQRRLTIIALTSIAVMASYFFTLGKAPNYQHLVAGTIAVFGLCGLIADWVVSRDIARGGGVQAMRSGGTLSTGPAAMAGRLWAQGEGFRLNGLFSEARENVQEALGLFKEAKDSDGVVECLISLGKLDRARGQHDDASKRYESAYNAASDAKSGVGMANALLQQGYLLIERKSFDGAREAFSEAARLYSDDNVRFGEGNAALGLAEAAMQLTKSDEAAGAFDHAHFLFSQVGDRSGEAHALYCRAEIDRQTRRTAEAQNRLERALTLYRRTGDFIGEGMTRLAMTDVLRRLERGPNAQASALDAADRFRDAARRVGNSALTAGRGDIRRAPIRFEFARAQGMVARTMLAESNDDSLEARLVIGLGEMERMAGRLEDSRQNFERAIQLSKGGDKLPILADALKGKGRVEMQKGNTRGAREVMKEAQNHYRNAGGTRDAAQTLMDMGQIDVLMEMPDRARVTFAQARTMYRGLNEMALEGAALRAIGDLESQLGRLSQAQQAYAEARGLFRQAADHISEADSLLMIGLLSINIDNAAAAAFAIQAGRLYKAVGAIEWNRRAFALARRIK is encoded by the coding sequence TTGCGTTCCGCGATCACAAGAGCGAAGCGCCGCGGCCGGCTAGGACTCTGGCAAAGGCGGCTGACGATCATCGCACTCACCTCGATCGCGGTGATGGCCAGCTACTTCTTTACCTTGGGCAAGGCTCCGAATTACCAGCATCTGGTCGCCGGGACGATCGCGGTCTTCGGGCTCTGCGGTCTGATCGCCGACTGGGTGGTCTCGCGGGATATCGCACGCGGCGGCGGCGTGCAGGCCATGCGCTCGGGCGGCACGCTGAGCACAGGCCCCGCTGCCATGGCGGGCCGGCTTTGGGCCCAGGGAGAAGGGTTCCGGCTGAACGGGCTGTTTTCAGAGGCACGGGAAAACGTCCAGGAGGCGCTCGGCCTCTTCAAGGAAGCAAAGGACAGCGACGGCGTGGTCGAGTGCCTGATAAGCCTCGGCAAACTGGACCGCGCACGCGGTCAGCACGATGACGCCTCCAAACGCTACGAATCCGCCTATAATGCCGCGAGCGACGCGAAGAGCGGCGTGGGTATGGCCAATGCCTTGCTGCAGCAAGGCTATCTGCTGATCGAACGCAAGAGCTTCGACGGCGCCAGAGAAGCCTTTTCGGAGGCCGCGCGTCTCTACTCAGACGACAATGTCCGTTTCGGCGAAGGTAACGCGGCTCTCGGTCTCGCCGAGGCCGCAATGCAGCTCACAAAATCGGACGAGGCCGCCGGGGCTTTCGACCACGCCCATTTCCTGTTCAGCCAGGTCGGCGACCGCAGCGGCGAGGCACACGCCCTTTATTGCCGGGCGGAGATCGACCGGCAGACCCGACGGACCGCAGAGGCCCAGAACCGGTTGGAACGGGCGCTGACTCTTTACCGGCGGACCGGCGACTTTATCGGCGAAGGCATGACCCGGCTGGCCATGACCGACGTGCTCCGGCGCCTGGAGCGCGGTCCCAACGCGCAGGCCTCCGCGCTGGATGCCGCGGATCGGTTCCGCGACGCGGCCCGACGGGTCGGAAATAGCGCGCTGACGGCGGGTCGCGGGGATATCAGGCGCGCGCCGATCAGGTTCGAATTCGCCCGCGCTCAAGGGATGGTCGCCCGCACCATGCTGGCCGAGTCCAATGACGACAGCCTTGAGGCCCGGCTGGTTATCGGCCTCGGCGAGATGGAACGGATGGCAGGTCGGCTGGAAGATTCGCGCCAGAACTTCGAACGGGCCATCCAGCTTTCCAAAGGCGGAGACAAGCTGCCGATCCTGGCAGACGCACTGAAAGGCAAGGGCCGGGTCGAAATGCAGAAGGGCAACACGCGCGGCGCCCGGGAAGTGATGAAGGAGGCGCAGAATCATTACCGCAATGCCGGCGGCACGCGAGACGCCGCGCAGACGCTCATGGATATGGGCCAGATCGATGTCCTGATGGAAATGCCGGACCGCGCTCGGGTCACGTTTGCCCAGGCGCGCACGATGTATCGCGGCCTGAACGAAATGGCCCTCGAAGGCGCCGCCCTCAGGGCGATCGGAGATCTCGAATCGCAACTTGGCCGCCTCTCGCAGGCGCAACAGGCATATGCCGAAGCCCGCGGCCTCTTCCGTCAGGCGGCGGACCATATCAGCGAGGCCGATTCGCTGCTCATGATCGGCCTGCTCTCCATAAATATCGACAATGCCGCCGCGGCCGCCTTCGCGATTCAGGCCGGACGGCTTTACAAGGCCGTCGGCGCGATCGAATGGAATCGCCGCGCTTTCGCCCTGGCGCGGCGGATCAAGTAG
- a CDS encoding thioesterase family protein, with the protein MEPADSNKCFASGELTVPRGWADYNGHMNVGYYVVAFDKASDMVLEHLGIGEAYRFAAEASVFVLEAHVTYDREILPGDRLRFTTQFLDHDEKRLHLFHRMYHADDGFLAATNELMVMHMNLKTRRPAPFPPEVGARIVEIMDLQAGLPRPEAAGRVIGIRRR; encoded by the coding sequence ATGGAACCGGCTGATTCGAATAAGTGTTTCGCTTCGGGCGAACTGACCGTGCCACGTGGCTGGGCGGACTATAACGGGCATATGAATGTTGGCTACTACGTCGTCGCCTTCGACAAGGCCAGCGACATGGTGCTTGAGCATCTCGGGATCGGGGAGGCTTACCGGTTCGCGGCGGAGGCCTCGGTCTTCGTGCTTGAGGCCCATGTGACCTACGACAGAGAGATCCTTCCCGGCGACAGACTCCGGTTCACGACCCAGTTCCTCGACCATGACGAAAAGCGGCTCCATCTGTTTCATCGCATGTACCATGCCGATGACGGCTTTCTTGCCGCGACCAACGAATTGATGGTCATGCACATGAATTTGAAGACGCGTCGTCCTGCGCCTTTTCCCCCGGAAGTCGGGGCACGGATCGTTGAAATAATGGATCTCCAAGCAGGACTTCCAAGGCCCGAGGCGGCCGGACGTGTCATCGGTATCCGGCGCCGGTGA
- a CDS encoding chloride channel protein yields MDRFSKLRARAAGAVGNEQVLLSGLAVVVGVAAAFAAVLFRELIGLVQAAFFGFEHEHVASGVEGLAWWHILLAPAFGGLLVGLYLRFLMPGGRPQGVADVIEANALRAGRVSGRAGLGAALVSAASIGTGASVGREGPAVHLGATIASYIGRRFRLTRSQSRTLLGCGVAAAVAASFNAPVAGVFFALEVVIGHYALTAFAPIVIASVAGTIVSRTYFGDIPAFVVPPHEIASFLEFGAFALLGVTSAMAAIAFMRLVTVAQTVAERTRLPRWLRPTAGGLIVGAIALLYPEILGVGYEAMDNALNENYALTALIALAVLKIVATAISLGFGFGGGIFSPSLFIGAMVGGAFGIVASIPNPDLSSGHGAYTLVGMGAVSGAVLGAPISTMLIIVELTGDYRLTIAVMVAVVIASLLTRTFHGPSLFHDQLAARGISVRGGHDVAVMSGIRVDSLVRDDVVTVRADADVDAVRSALLAAAGGVVFAVDEERRLVGTVTLATLGKDVFSSPEGRSFSLEDAIDRSRPVLVLNDELGPAIDQFGAVRDGILPVVRSRDLPVLAGRLEETEVMRAYNQALERLRDEEHGDSGRQ; encoded by the coding sequence TTGGATCGGTTTTCGAAATTGCGGGCGCGGGCCGCTGGAGCGGTCGGCAATGAACAGGTGCTCCTATCGGGACTTGCGGTCGTCGTGGGGGTGGCCGCCGCCTTCGCAGCGGTTCTCTTCCGCGAGCTGATCGGCCTGGTCCAGGCTGCCTTCTTCGGCTTCGAACACGAGCACGTGGCCTCCGGCGTTGAGGGGCTCGCCTGGTGGCATATCCTGCTCGCTCCGGCTTTCGGGGGGCTGCTGGTCGGGCTTTATCTCCGTTTCCTGATGCCGGGAGGACGGCCGCAGGGCGTGGCCGACGTGATCGAGGCGAACGCGTTACGCGCGGGGCGCGTTTCCGGGCGTGCCGGCCTGGGTGCGGCGCTTGTCAGCGCGGCATCGATCGGCACCGGCGCATCGGTAGGGCGCGAAGGCCCGGCGGTCCACCTTGGCGCGACCATCGCGAGCTATATCGGCCGGCGCTTCCGCCTGACCCGGTCGCAATCGCGGACTTTGCTCGGCTGCGGCGTGGCGGCAGCGGTCGCCGCATCCTTCAACGCGCCCGTCGCGGGCGTGTTCTTCGCGCTTGAAGTGGTTATAGGGCATTACGCGCTGACGGCATTCGCCCCGATCGTGATTGCGTCCGTCGCCGGAACCATCGTGTCGCGGACCTATTTCGGCGATATTCCGGCCTTTGTCGTGCCGCCACACGAAATTGCCTCCTTCCTCGAGTTTGGTGCCTTCGCGCTGCTCGGGGTCACCTCGGCCATGGCTGCGATCGCTTTCATGCGGCTGGTCACCGTCGCGCAGACCGTCGCCGAGCGTACCCGCCTGCCACGCTGGCTGCGGCCGACGGCCGGTGGGTTGATCGTCGGCGCGATCGCCCTGCTTTATCCGGAAATCCTCGGCGTCGGCTACGAGGCGATGGACAATGCATTGAATGAGAATTACGCGCTGACCGCCTTGATCGCACTCGCTGTCCTGAAGATCGTCGCAACTGCGATCTCGCTCGGCTTCGGGTTTGGCGGCGGGATATTCAGCCCGAGCCTCTTTATCGGAGCGATGGTCGGTGGCGCGTTCGGGATCGTGGCGTCGATTCCAAATCCGGATCTCTCATCCGGCCACGGCGCCTATACCCTGGTCGGCATGGGGGCGGTCTCGGGCGCCGTGCTCGGGGCGCCGATCTCGACAATGCTGATCATTGTCGAGCTTACGGGCGACTACAGGTTGACCATTGCCGTGATGGTCGCCGTGGTGATCGCCTCTCTTCTTACGCGCACATTTCATGGACCATCACTGTTTCACGACCAATTGGCCGCCCGCGGCATTTCGGTGCGGGGCGGGCATGATGTCGCCGTCATGAGCGGGATCAGGGTGGACAGTCTTGTCCGCGACGACGTTGTAACGGTCCGGGCCGATGCGGATGTCGATGCTGTCCGGTCGGCGTTGCTCGCCGCCGCCGGAGGCGTGGTTTTCGCCGTAGACGAAGAGCGCAGGCTTGTCGGGACCGTTACGCTCGCGACGCTCGGCAAGGACGTTTTCTCATCGCCGGAGGGGCGGAGCTTTTCGTTGGAAGACGCTATCGACCGGTCGCGGCCGGTATTGGTGCTGAACGACGAACTCGGACCCGCGATCGATCAGTTCGGTGCGGTTCGGGATGGAATACTCCCGGTTGTGCGCAGCCGTGACCTGCCGGTCCTGGCCGGTCGCCTGGAAGAAACCGAGGTCATGCGCGCCTACAACCAGGCATTGGAGCGACTGCGTGACGAGGAGCATGGGGACAGCGGCAGGCAATAA